The Huiozyma naganishii CBS 8797 chromosome 3, complete genome genome contains a region encoding:
- the AIP5 gene encoding Aip5p (similar to Saccharomyces cerevisiae YFR016C; ancestral locus Anc_1.377) has translation MDTVSSEISKNSPGTLDLEALINATDSVTAEFLNSRAKNQKSKKKGKKMKKKKKTKENLEESVTATGDEIPNEKTKESTSTVVESLIPNTNDNENKKIQKTSAIVNLNSLLKESADKPVKVNLVETDSHKNDNGHDLESSDTIENPKTLGNDQSGVMVKEANPAIVENDRKVDDREIVLDPTTPSDTAQKGNSEQNPTVKDDPVIFSNKTNTADATTEKNSMESKVDFGSNAENAKDTSNIATSSKTKDSSSVEPNCEQEKLSPTTLNIPNKEAASLETQDLSRSATLKESKLESVTAADLPKQGSTEKIIDSSTDLAAKSRISTLRKKGLSKSPVIKDFAFNLQQATTGEKKLIDSAQIVHNDDSNTTPNEPKGTASEELAEKTQHPSPKPHDIEELDPEQNSSTGKDNDLSDSIDKSKEKGIRNQPQLAEKVFSEIKKTNIEWKHGSDESESGNMVNDASKDDVKFENTDEQEEVINAEKKDENLTKKAREVETDFVTTKPSTTMTKANVGALDISSKLDTNVQKSKLPEGQKEQCIDKERDNIIEEDENDTKKKVKEGVSEGNKDGTVKKENHDVTEKIDNITNNDEAESIIEESKDSTKKKEMENVTEEDKSGMKEKEIDGAAEKDKGDAIERETEDVTAKNKNDITKKAIESVTEEEDDQKATINVSEIDSQNDDTKESGGSDIVASDNKVSDSEKKISQREDATGESSQTPDKAFTTEENVSQGTEPVLTVTDENSITDDPELEKNATEQAHNEIMPLDTTGDATSEKDVETSRKDTESEPTSSDTTLPLDKEVIDDEKRTKERASEKPKLDNVHPTTGKDVEEANSTELKSVDAKSESIPQESDTATQDLKDDETQELSLGDSPPEMETKPATKSNTKSTLDELFAETDAFLKELEMVDDSELNALAQSLDKEDKPRSGNPQTPVAEPSPTVIKQSDITAMLSKEPVYIYTSLAGGGFHMIPRTNRLATILTANKVEFTYRDLGTDDEARKVWKTYSRGRLLPAVVRGRDDIIGNWEEIEDLNEEYKVREAIYSTL, from the coding sequence ATGGACACGGTAAGCTCGGAGATTTCGAAGAACTCGCCAGGTACTTTGGATTTGGAAGCCTTGATTAATGCTACTGATTCAGTTACTGCGGAGTTTCTGAACTCTCGAGCAAAGAACCAAAagtcaaagaagaaaggcaagaagatgaaaaagaagaagaagacgaaagAAAACTTGGAGGAGAGTGTTACTGCCACTGGAGACGAAATTCCAAATGAAAAGACCAAAGAATCGACATCTACCGTTGTAGAATCTTTAATTCCCAATACGAATGATAAcgagaacaaaaaaatacaaaagACATCTGCAATTGTTAATCTGAACAGCCTTTTGAAAGAAAGTGCTGATAAACCAGTTAAAGTTAATTTAGTGGAAACCGATTCCCACAAAAATGATAATGGACATGACTTAGAAAGCTCTGACACAATCGAGAATCCGAAAACCCTAGGAAACGACCAAAGTGGCGTTATGGTGAAGGAAGCCAACCCTGCCATTGTGGAAAATGATAGAAAGGTTGATGATCGGGAGATTGTGCTTGATCCTACCACTCCCTCGGACACAGCGCAGAAGGGCAacagtgaacaaaatcCTACTGTGAAGGATGACCCTGTGATATTTTCCAATAAGACCAATACTGCGGACGCTACTACAGAGAAGAATTCCATGGAGTCTAAAGTTGACTTTGGATCCAATGCTGAGAATGCGAAAGACACATCAAATATTGCGACTTCATCCAAAACTAAGGATAGTTCTTCTGTGGAACCAAATTGTGAACAAGAGAAACTCTCACCAACAACGTTGAACATCCCAAACAAAGAGGCGGCTTCTTTAGAGACCCAAGATCTGTCAAGATCTGCGACTCTGAAAGAGTCAAAACTAGAAAGTGTAACTGCCGCGGACTTGCCAAAGCAAGGCAGTACAGAGAAGATTATCGATTCTAGTACTGATCTTGCAGCAAAGTCAAGAATTAGCACATTACGGAAAAAGGGGTTGAGTAAGTCACCAGTTATAAAAGACTTCGCCTTTAACTTACAACAGGCTACCACcggagaaaaaaaattgataGATAGCGCACAAATAGTGCATAACGACGACAGTAATACGACGCCAAATGAACCTAAAGGAACAGCAAGTGAAGAATTAGCAGAAAAGACACAGCATCCGTCCCCAAAACCGCATGATATAGAGGAGTTAGATCCTGAACAAAATTCAAGTACTGGCAAAGATAACGATTTAAGTGATTCAATTGACAAatcaaaggaaaaaggaaTCAGAAATCAGCCACAGTTGGCTGAAAAAGTATTCTCtgaaatcaaaaaaaccAACATTGAATGGAAGCACGGATCAGACGAATCTGAAAGCGGAAACATGGTGAATGATGCATCTAAGGATGACGTAAAGTTTGAGAACACCGACGAACAAGAGGAGGTAATAAACGCTGAGAAGAAAGACGAAAACCTTACCAAGAAAGCTAGGGAAGTTGAGACAGACTTTGTCACGACAAAACCATCCACTACCATGACAAAAGCTAATGTAGGAGCATTGGATATATCTTCTAAGTTGGATACGAATGTCCAAAAGAGTAAGTTGCCAGAGGGACAGAAGGAACAGTGCATTGACAAAGAACGGGATAACATAATAGAAGAAGACGAGAATGATaccaaaaagaaagtgaaggaaGGTGTGTCTGAAGGGAACAAAGATGGGACcgtgaagaaagaaaaccaTGATGttacagaaaaaattgacaaTATTACCAATAACGATGAAGCGGAAAGTATCATAGAAGAAAGCAAAGATAGTaccaagaagaaagaaatggaaaatgTCACCGAAGAAGACAAGAGTGGtatgaaagagaaagaaattgacGGTGCTGCTGAAAAAGACAAGGGTGATGCAATTGAGAGAGAAACAGAGGATGTCACGgcaaagaacaagaatGACATCACGAAGAAAGCAATTGAATCTGTcactgaagaggaagatgatCAAAAAGCAACTATAAACGTTTCTGAAATAGATTCCCAAAACGATGACACAAAAGAGAGTGGTGGCTCAGATATTGTCGCTAGTGATAACAAGGTGAGCGATTCAGAGAAAAAGATATCTCAAAGGGAAGATGCGACCGGGGAATCAAGCCAGACCCCAGATAAGGCCTTTACTACAGAGGAAAATGTATCACAAGGAACAGAGCCAGTTTTAACTGTAACAGATGAAAACTCTATCACCGATGACCCagaattggaaaaaaatgcaacAGAGCAAGCACATAATGAGATAATGCCTTTAGATACTACAGGGGATGCAACGAGCGAAAAAGATGTTGAAACCTCCCGCAAAGATACAGAATCAGAACCAACATCCAGTGACACAACTCTGCCACTGGACAAAGAAGTCATTGACGATGAGAAACGTACCAAAGAACGTGCATCAGAAAAACCTAAGTTGGACAATGTTCACCCAACGACGGGTAAAGATGTAGAAGAAGCGAATTCAACAGAGCTGAAATCTGTTGACGCTAAAAGTGAATCCATCCCCCAAGAAAGCGACACAGCAACCCAAGATTTAAAGGACGATGAAACGCAAGAGCTTTCCCTGGGCGACTCCCCTCCGGAAATGGAGACCAAGCCTGCCACAAAGAGCAATACCAAATCAACGCTAGACGAACTATTTGCTGAAACAGACGCTTTTTTAAAAGAACTGGAAATGGTGGACGACTCTGAATTGAATGCATTGGCTCAGTCGCTAGATAAAGAAGATAAACCTCGCAGCGGGAATCCCCAAACTCCAGTGGCGGAACCCTCCCCTACGGTCATAAAACAGAGCGATATCACTGCCATGCTGTCGAAGGAGCCTGTGTACATTTACACGTCGCTTGCTGGCGGCGGGTTCCACATGATCCCGCGCACAAACCGTCTTGCTACGATCCTCACAGCGAACAAGGTAGAGTTTACGTACCGGGATCTCGGGACGGATGACGAGGCAAGGAAAGTGTGGAAGACGTACAGCCGCGGGAGACTGCTGCCTGCTGTTGTGCGTGGCCGGGACGACATTATCGGGAATTGGGAAGAGATCGAAGATCTCAACGAGGAGTACAAAGTCCGGGAAGCCATATACTCCACTTTATGA
- the GSY1 gene encoding glycogen (starch) synthase GSY1 (similar to Saccharomyces cerevisiae GSY1 (YFR015C) and GSY2 (YLR258W); ancestral locus Anc_1.375) — protein sequence MTRDIQNHLLFECATEVANRVGGIYSVLKSKAPVTTAQYKQNYMLLGPLNKATYQQELDQIDWEADDAFPEDLKPIQEVLKSMRSKGVYFVYGTWLIEGSPKVLLFDLGSVSWNLNNWKGDLWSLVGIPSPENDVETNDAILLGYTVTWFLGELAVKDTKHAIIAHFHEWLAGVALPLCRKKKIDVVTIFTTHATLLGRYLCAAGDVDFYNNLAYFDVDHEAGKRGIYHRYCIERAAAHTADVFTTVSDITALEAEHLLKRKPDGILPNGINVVKFQAVHEFQNLHALKKEKIHEFIRGHFHGSFDFNLDKTLYFFIAGRYEYKNKGADMFIEALARLNYRLKMAGSKTTVVAFIIMPAKTNSYTVDELESQAAVRSLESTVSEVTKHIGKKIFDHALKFPNSGVNTEIPVDLSELLSQSDKIMLKRRVLSLRRPDNQLPPIVTHNMVDDATDPVLTQIRHVQLFNKSSDRVKVIFHPQFLNANNPILSVDYDEFVRGCHLGVFPSYYEPWGYTPAECTVMGVPSITTNLSGFGAYMEDLIEANQAKDYGIYIVDRRYKSPDESVEQLVDYMESFCQKTLRQRINQRNRTERLSDLLDWKRMGLEYVKARQLGLRRAYPEEYKRLMGGEDVSDENMDTLAGTKKFKIARPMSVPGSPRDSRSGSTVFMTPGDLGTLQDANNADDYFNLSLNPDGTPANDDEDPIDDDE from the coding sequence ATGACTCGTGATATTCAGAACCATCTGCTATTTGAGTGTGCCACAGAGGTGGCCAACAGGGTTGGTGGGATTTACTCGGTCTTGAAGTCCAAGGCCCCAGTCACCACTGCCCAGTACAAGCAGAACTATATGCTGCTGGGTCCCTTGAACAAGGCCACGTACCAGCAGGAACTGGACCAAATTGACTGGGAAGCGGACGATGCATTCCCAGAGGACTTGAAACCAATCCAAGAGGTGTTGAAGTCGATGCGCTCAAAGGGTGTCTACTTCGTCTACGGTACTTGGTTGATTGAAGGTTCTCCTAAAGTGCTTCTGTTCGATTTAGGGTCTGTCAGCTGGAACCTAAACAACTGGAAGGGTGACTTGTGGTCACTGGTAGGTATCCCATCCCCAGAAAATGATGTAGAGACAAACGACGCGATTTTGCTGGGGTACACGGTCACATGGTTCTTGGGGGAATTGGCTGTGAAGGATACTAAACACGCTATCATTGCTCATTTCCACGAATGGTTGGCTGGTGTTGCTCTACCACTGTGcaggaagaagaaaatcgACGTAGTGACTATTTTCACAACACATGCTACTCTACTGGGTAGATATCTATGTGCTGCCGGTGACGTTGATTTCTACAACAACTTGGCGTATTTCGACGTCGATCACGAAGCTGGGAAGAGAGGCATTTACCACAGATACTGTATCGAGAGGGCAGCTGCCCACACAGCAGATGTGTTCACCACAGTCTCGGACATCACAGCGTTGGAGGCGGAACActtattgaagaggaagccAGACGGGATCTTGCCCAACGGTATTAATGTGGTGAAGTTCCAGGCTGTACACGAGTTCCAAAACTTGCAtgctttgaaaaaggagaagatcCACGAATTTATTAGAGGTCACTTCCACGGTTCCTTTGACTTCAACCTGGACAAGACtttgtacttcttcatcgccGGTAGATATGAGTACAAGAACAAAGGTGCTGACATGTTCATTGAGGCATTGGCTCGTTTGAACTACAGATTAAAGATGGCCGGATCCAAGACCACAGTTGTTGCGTTCATCATTATGCCAGCGAAAACCAACTCTTACACAGTCGACGAATTGGAGAGCCAAGCTGCTGTAAGATCTTTGGAATCCACCGTCTCTGAAGTTACCAAACACATCGGTAAGAAGATCTTCGACCACGCTTTGAAATTCCCAAACTCTGGAGTTAATACGGAAATTCCAGTCGACCTATCCGAACTACTGTCCCAGTCGGACAAGATCatgttgaagagaagagtTCTGTCTCTACGAAGACCAGACAACCAACTGCCACCTATTGTTACCCATAATATGGTTGACGACGCCACTGACCCTGTGTTGACGCAAATCAGACACGtgcaactgttcaataAATCAAGCGATAGAGTCAAGGTCATCTTCCACCcacagtttttgaatgcCAACAACCCAATCTTGTCCGTGGACTACGACGAGTTTGTTCGTGGTTGCCATTTGGGTGTGTTCCCATCATACTACGAACCTTGGGGTTACACCCCAGCTGAGTGTACAGTGATGGGTGTTCCCTCGATCACTACCAACCTGTCTGGTTTTGGTGCGTACATGGAGGACCTAATTGAGGCAAATCAAGCCAAGGATTATGGTATTTACATTGTGGACAGAAGATACAAGTCTCCAGATGAATCCGTCGAACAATTGGTCGACTACATGGAAAGTTTCTGCCAAAAGACTCTAAGACAGAGAATCaaccaaagaaacagaacGGAAAGGTTGTCTGATTTGCTAGATTGGAAGAGAATGGGCTTAGAATACGTCAAGGCGAGACAACTAGGTTTGAGAAGAGCGTACCCAGAAGAGTACAAGCGTTTGATGGGTGGTGAGGACGTTAGTGACGAAAACATGGATACTCTTGCTGGcaccaagaaattcaagatTGCCAGACCAATGAGTGTACCTGGGTCTCCAAGAGACTCCAGATCTGGTAGCACCGTGTTTATGACCCCAGGTGATCTTGGTACTCTGCAGGACGCTAATAACGCGGATGATTACTTTAACCTAAGTTTGAATCCAGACGGTACTCCCGCTAATGATGACGAAGACCCGattgatgatgacgaatGA